A portion of the Punica granatum isolate Tunisia-2019 chromosome 7, ASM765513v2, whole genome shotgun sequence genome contains these proteins:
- the LOC116213260 gene encoding dCTP pyrophosphatase 1-like, with protein MESSRYVVEELPTMAKDVSLLELRQRLAEFAHVRGWDQFHSPRNLLLALVGEVGELSEIFQWKGEVARGLPNWTPRDKEHLAEELSDVLLYLIQLADVCGLDLGEAALSKIIKNARKYPVIDRNYSSPDH; from the exons ATGGAGAGCTCTCGATATGTCGTTGAGGAGCTGCCAACAATGGCAAAGGATGTTTCCTTGTTGGAGCTGAGACAGAGGCTTGCTGAGTTCGCCCATGTCAGAGGCTGGGATCAGTTTCACAGCCCCAGAAATCTCCTCCTAGCCttg GTGGGAGAAGTAGGCGAGCTGTCGGAGATATTCCAGTGGAAGGGGGAAGTGGCAAGAGGGCTGCCCAACTGGACCCCGCGCGACAAGGAACACCTCGCTGAGGAACTCTCCGACGTCCTCCTCTACCTCATCCAGCTGGCGGATGTCTGTGGCCTCGACCTCGGCGAGGCAGCCCTCTCGAAAATCATCAAGAACGCCCGGAAATACCCTGTCATCGACCGAAACTACTCCTCCCCGGACCATTAG